The Thioalkalivibrio thiocyanodenitrificans ARhD 1 nucleotide sequence CACGGGTTTGAAGAGCGTATCCATCACCTCCGCTATCACCGCCTGTGGGTTGTCATTCGGGCGGCAGCGGTCGGCAAAGGTGGAGAGCACGTGCACGGATGCGATCACCGCGATGGGCATCAGGAAGATCGGGATCATGGAACTCATGATGTGCACAGTGAAGCCCGCGCCGATCAGCAGTCCCATGGTAATGATCACCGTGGCCATTGCCAGCAGCATGGGCGCCATCACCAGAGCGACGCTGCGGAAGAAATAGAACATCAGGAGGAATATCACCAGCCCGGCCAGTGGCGCGGAAATCGCCATCTGCTCAAACATTTGCACGCCGAAAGTGTCCTGGGCAACCGGTTGCCCGGTGATGTGAAAGGCGTCTCCGGTCTCCAATGTGTCGATCACCGCCTGGATCTCTTGCGAGATCCGGTAGCTCTCGTTCTTGTCGACGATGGGTACGTAGATGCCTGCTGCTCGCCCGTCCTCGGAGACCAGAGTGCCGTGGAACATCGGTAGGCGCTCGACGGCTGCCCGGATAGCCAGTGACGCCTCGCGGTCAGCGGGCGGGCGACTCATCATCCAGTCGAAGCTGATGGTGCCGGGGGTTACCTGCTCCACGTTGTCCACCGTGGTGAGCGAGAGCAGATCGCGTGCCACCACGCCGTCGATACGCTCGATGGCACGGGTCAGCGTGTACAGCGCCCCCAGGGAGGCCGGGTTGTAGATCCCATCCGGATGGCCGTCATTGACCACGCCCACCACGATCATGTCGTGCAGGTCGAAGCGCTCCTTGATCGCGTTGTGCAGCACCCGGTCGGCCTGGTCCGCAGCGAGCATGTTCTCGGGATCGGTGTCGATGTTGATCCGCGGCATCATCGCACCCATGACCAACACCAACGCGACGAGGGACCCGAAAACCCAGCGCCGGTTCCGCATCGAGAATATCGCCAGTACTCTGCCCATATCGTTGATCCCCCTTCGGGAAAAGGGCCGCTCGACGTGCGGCCTGCTGCCGACGCGCTGGCACTCCGAGCGGAAAACGGCTCGTCTCTTGGGGCCGACTCCAGTGCGGCTAGAACACGAGGACCTTGTCCGCGTCCACCGTCCACGCGGTCAGTCGATCTAGCGTCGAACGCTGTGCGCCGTCGGCGAGCTCCTCGTCGGCGATCCCGCGAGCATCCATGCAGGTTCCGCAGACGCCGACCTCTCCGCCACGGCGCGTGACGACAGAGAGCAGGTGCTCGACGCTGTAGTAACCTGGCGGCACCTTCTGTCCGGACTTGGCGCAGGCCGCTGCATCGCCCAGAAGAAATATGCGGGCCTCAACTCCTTCTTGCTTGATCAGAGCGCCGCCAAGACGCAGGCCATTGTAGGAACGTTCGGTGCCGTATGGGGGGTCGTTCAGGATAAGAAGGACTTTCATATCGCTCTCTCCGGCTGGGATCCCGGCTGTATGTGCCGGGACGCTGGATGGGCCGAACCTCTGTGTTCCTGTCGTCGGTCGGACGACAATCGATCTGTGTGAGGCTCAGTCATTCTTGAGGGCACCACGCGGCGCGCCTCATCCGTAGCCTAATACTCAATTGTCCAATTGATCGTTAGAGTTTTCGATTAATTGATTTTAGTCAAGCATAGAGACTATTTGATCCTGCTCTGGGGTTTTCCCGGCGTCCGCCGGCGACGTAGATCGTGCGCTTGAGTCCCGATCAATTCGTGCAAAGAGGGCTCTACGGGGTTGTGGCTTGCACCAGTGCGCATCATGGACATAAATATCCACTGCCAAGTTACTGTGATCTAGAGAAAAAGCTATGTCTGCTCGGCGGATTGAGGCGCTCCGGAGCCGCGCGCATGTGCGGCATCTGAACGCAGCGGGCGCGCCTACGAGACCGGCGAGCGTGCCACGCCGTTGCCGGTCCGGGCATTGCTGTGCCTGCACGTGGACGCGTGCCGCTTGCCAAGGAGTGGCGGGGCTGGAGGATTCATGGCAATGCCCTGATCTCGCCGGACGGGCTGGAGTTCGGCCCCAAAAGAGATCGCCGTTTGTGCGCCAGGTGCTGCGCGGGCAACGCAACTGCCGACCCTACGAATGAAACTAAGTGGCGGTGTTACCGGGACCGCCACTTGCAAGCGCCCGGGCACGAGCGCCGAGGGCTCCGCCAAGTCGACGGTGCCGGGAGGGCCGCATGATGAGTTCTGCCCTGTCTAGTTCGCATAATGTATATTATGGTAAATCCTGTACCGAAGACCGGGGTCCTGACAAGGCGCTGTCCCCGACAGCGCCATTATACGGCATGACCCGAAGGCACTGTGATTCCGCCGCCTCTACCAAGCACCCACCTCGCTGATGTCAGGGATGATCACGGTCAACCCGAGCATCTGCCAGTTCTGCATGCCACCGCGATAGTAGTGCAGCTTTTCGGGCGGATAACCCAGATCCACAAGCGCCCGGATCGCCCGGGGCGACTGGTCGCACCAAGGGCCGTTGCACCACAGCGCCAGCTCTTTGGCCTCGCTGAAGTCCCATATGCCCTGCCCCTGCTGCGAGGCTTCTGCCGTTTCGATCAGGCTACGGACCCTGGTCCAAAGGCTGCTCCACCAGGAGGTCGCCTTCGGCTGGGCCGGCTTTGCCCCCAAGCGCATGAGCAGGTTGCGCATGGCCTCCGATTCCGGGTCGTCCTCGAATCGGGTGAACGCGATGTTCACGGAGCCCGGGATAGTGCCGCGCTCGAAAAAGCTGGCGGTCCGGGCATCCACCAGCAGGCCCCTGCCAATGGCCACCCGGGTGCGGAGAAAATCGAAGATCTCCAGTTCCCCGATACCATGAACACCGGGGGCGGGTATCGCGGGCGTAACACAGAACGGCGGGCACTTGCGTGATGTCCTCGCGTAGCCACCCGACAGTTCATGCTCCTCGTCCTGTATCCTTTGCACGCGCACCAGCTGGTCGCCGTGATTGACGTAGATATAAGGTCTGTCCTCTGTGATCCTGACCTCGGCATGGGTCGTCAAGGCCAGCATGACCCCCAGCAGAATCGGCAAAATGATTGATATGGTTTTCATCTATGTATCCCCCCTGTTTGCCCGCCACGGGCCCCGGCGTTCTGCTACATGGAGAACGCCGCTTTCCTTCGTATGACCGATATGCGGTTATCGTTCTGATATTCGCGGTAGACCGCCTCCTTGGCCTTTTTCGACAAACTTTGAAAGATGATGTTGGTTCCGGCAAAACGCTGATTGAGTTCCTGCTCGAACTCTTCCCTGGTCAGCCCGGGAGTCACGTACCTGCGCTCCATCACGGCCTCGGACCTGGATCCGTCGGATCTGTCGAGGGGTGCCGCGTTGTCCAGATGCTTGATTGATCCGGCTTCTTGCTCGAGTGCCTCGAGATATGCGTCAGCGCCCCCATGGGCGAGCATGGGACCCATTAAGACCCACGGGATCACAACCGCCATGACGTACCGGGACATCCTCCCGACAACAAACCCTTTGTGTATCTTCATTGTTTCCAGCATCCCCCGCCCGGACGACACCCCCCGCCAACGACCGGCCACTGCCCTTACCGGCGCCATCGACTTGCGGAGAGTTTCCCGCCGCCTGTTCCATTGCCCTGTGCTCCGTGCCCCGCGTCCACCCGCCCAACCTGTCGTCGGGCTCCATGTCCAGGGTGTGTATCGCACATTCCTATAGAAACGAAGTGGTTATGATTGATCTGGGTCAATCGACCGAAACGGCCCGGGACAAGCGGTGTCGATTCAGGGGACAGGCGGTCGCCGAAATGCGACACCCCGTTCGCCGCCGCCACGATCCCCGGGGTGAAGATCCGGCCGGGCAACGGCACCACCTACGACTCAACCTGAACCCTCGGGCCACCCTGCCCCACTTCCTTTCCTGCTCCTTCCCTCACCCCCCCCGGACGCTCCCTGCAAGATAGTTCCACACTGCTGCAAGAAACTCCTAGCGAGGACGCGCAGCGCGACCGACAGTTATACAGGGGGCATTCCCCCCGTGAGGCTGACGGCACATGTCCGTCGGGAATCGGACGATTCTTTTGGAGACGAGAGCCATGAACAACAGGCTGAGTGTTGAAGTGAAACGATTCCTTCGCGAGGAGGAAGGCACGGAAGTCGTGGAGTGGGCCCTGGTTGCGGGGCTGGTCATCGCCGTGGGCGCTGCGATTTTCGCCACCATCGGCGGACATGTTCAGACGCACCTGACCAACCTCGCGAACATGCTCGGTGGCGGGGGTGGCGGCGGCGAAGGCGGCTGAGCGGAAAGGATCACCACCCGGGCCAGGAAGGCCCCGCCCACCGCAACCGCCTTTCGTGGCGTTTTTCAGCAGGAAACGGAGACCGGACTGATGCCTGTCGGGGTCGATGCTGTCCATATCGTGCTGCCCGCGATGCTTCTTGGGGTGGTGTGGATCGCGCTTGTCATCGACCTGTGTCAGCACCGTGTTCCCAACGTCCTGACATTCGGTGCAGCGACGGCCGGGATCACCCTGCAATCGGCACTCGGAGGCACCGCCGGCCTGCTCACGGCCCTGGCGGGGCTGGGTGTCGGTCTGGTCATCCTGCTTCCGGGGTACCTGGCACGCACCACCGGTGCCGGTGACCTCAAGCTGATGGCGGCTGCCGGCACGCTTCTTGGCCCCTATTGGGTACTGGTGGCCGGGATCGTCAGCATCCTTGTCGGCGCCCTGATTGCGGCGGCATATGCCGCATCCACGCTGTTCTCGAGAACCGGCCCGGCCCCCTGGCCACGTTACGGCCTCATGCTCAAGACCCTGGTGACCACGGGGCGGGTGTCCTACGTGGCGCCCGCGGAGGGCGAGGTCATGGGCCGGAAACTTCCCTTTGCCGTGTCCATCGCGCTGGGCACGACGTTGACCCTGGTGCTGTGGTGGCCGGACCTGAACGCGCGCTGGGCGGGGTGACGGCATGGACATGAACCTCAACGGCATGCACAGTTCTGGCAGTGATGCCCGCCCTCACCCGGTCAATGGATCGAGACCTGGCTCTGCGGCCGCGGCCCATGCACCCGGGCGGCCACGCACCGCCGCCGACACGGGGCTCACGGAAGCCTTCCTGGGGGACCTGGTATGCAAGCACCTGTTTGAAGGAGGCGTGCTGGATCTCCGTGAGCTGACACGCCGCACAGCGCTGTCGGGCGCCCTCCTCCAGGATGTTTGCGCATTCCTGCGCACCGACGGGCAGGTGGAAGCGCGCGGCACCCATCCCGATTCCGCCATGCTCCGCTTCGGGCTGACGGACCGGGGGCGTGCCAGCGCCTTGGAAGCACTGGGCCGGGACGGCTACGTCGGGCCGGCGCCGGTACCGCTGGCTCAGTATGCACGCACCGTGGAGAACCAGAGCCTGAGCGCGCGCACGGTCGATTTCGACACCCTGCGAACCGGTTTCGCCGACACGGTGATCCAACCGAAACTGCTCGACCAGCTCGGCCCTGCGCTGCACTCGGGTCGGGCCATGTTCATCTACGGCCCCCCGGGCACCGGAAAGAGCTTCATCGCCCGTCGGCTGGCCCGACTGTTGGCGGGCGAAGTACTGGTTCCTCACGCGATCACGGTCTCCGGAAAGACCATTCAGTGCTTCGACCCCGGGATGCACGAAGCGCTGCATCCGCCGCACGAGGGAGATCACGTCAAGTTCGATCAGGGCGACGATCCCCGCTATGTGAGATGCCGGCGTCCGCTGGCCATCACGGGCGGCGAACTGACCATGGATATGCTCGAGGTGCAATACGATGAGACCACACGGTCATTCCGGGCGCCGGTGCAGCTTCTGGCCAACAACGGGATGCTGGTGATCGATGACCTGGGCCGGCAACGTCTCGAACCACAGCAACTCCTTAACCGGTGGATCGTGCCGCTGGAAGAGCGCCACGACTACCTGATGCTGCGCAACGGGCAGCACTTCCGGGTTCCGTTCGACGTGGTCCTGGTGTTCTCCACCAACCGCAATCCACTGGAACTCGCCGACCAGGCGTTTCTGCGCCGGATTGGCTACAAGATCCGCTTCGAGCCTCTGGAAGAGGCCGACTATCTCACCATCTGGCAGCAGGAGTGCCGGCATCGCGGCATCGACTACGACCCGGCGCTGGCACGTTTCGTTCTGGACGAACTGCACGCCCGTCACGGCGTACCTCTGCTGCCCTGTCATCCGCGGGATCTCATCGACCTGTCGGTGGACTATGGCCGCTACATGAATCAAGAACCGCTCTCAACCGAGGCCTTGTGCCGCGCATGGGAGACCTATTTTGTCGGGCTCGATGAGCCCGGGGGGATGGCGTCATGAAGAAACGTGGAATTGTGGTGATGCTGCTGATTTCCCTGATGATGGCCATGGGCGCCTCCGCCCTTGCGATGACCTGGCTTCAGGAACGGATGACCGATCGGGACGCAGTCGACGAATCGTCCGTGGTGGTGGCAGCCATGCAGATCCCCTTCGGCCAGAAGGTCGAGGCCGCGGACCTGCGCATGATGGAACTGCCGCCCCACGCGATTCCCAGGGGCAGCTTCAAGCGTGTCGATGAGGTGGTCGGCCGGGTGGCATCGCAGACCATTTATGCCGGCGAGGTGATTCTCAAGGAACGGGTCGCAGAGCATCTGGGCGGCAGCGCACTGGCCGCGGTTCTGGATCACGGCATGCGTGCCATCACGGTGCGTGTCGACGACGTGGTGGGCGTGGCCGGTTTCCTGTTGCCGGGCAACCGGGTGGACGTAGTATCCAGCCAGCGCACGGGCGGAAACCGCTTGGTGCAATCCGAGACCATCCTCACCGCTATCAAGGTACTGGCGGTCGACCAGATCGCCTCGCCGGAACGGGACGGCCCGGTCATCGTGCGGGCGGTGACGCTGGAGGTTACGCCGTCCCAGGCAGAACGCCTGGTCAAGGCCACCCAGGAAGGAAGGGTCCAGCTGACGTTGCGCAACCCGCTGGACCAGGAGCCGGGGCCGATACAGGAAGTGGCCGTGGCTGAGCCACCGCCGGAACCTGAGGTCCGGCCCGCACCGGTGAGGTCGCGTCCGGCGCCGCAACGGCCTCGAAACCTGCAGATCACCGTGATCCGCGGCACCGACAGCAGTACCACCACCGTCAAAGAGTAACGCCACACCGGGAACGCAGAACAATCAGAGGGGTGGGTGCGATGAACAAGCAAAGAACAGGATCATGGATGCATCTTCGGCTCGTGCTCGGCGTTGTGGCGCTGCTCACACTGGCATTAGCAATGGGCACCCAGGCCCGGACCGCGAACGCGGAAACCCGACCGGGCGCCGGTGCCATGGAGTCCATTGCCCAGGACCAGGCCACCCGCACGATTCGCGTCGCGGTGAACAAGTCCCAGGTACTGGAGTTCGGCTACCCGGTCAGCGTGGTATCCATCGGGAACCCGGACGTGGCGGACGTGGTTGTCATGCGGGCCCGGCAGATCTATGTACTGGGCAGGTCGCTCGGCACCACGAATGTGGTGCTATGGGATGACGACAACCGCGTTCAGGGGATGCTCAACGTCGAAGTGACCCACGACCTGGACACCCTCAAGGCCAATCTGCATGAGATCCTTCCGGGAGAGTCCATAGAGGTACGCTCCGCCCAAGGCAGTCTCATCCTTGGCGGTGCTGTCTCAAGCACCGCACGGATGGATGCCGCACTGCGACTCGCCAACAGCTTTGCCGCGGCGTCCGGGGGCGGCAACCCCGTGCTCAACATGATGGAGGTGGGCGGATCCCACCAGGTCATGCTGGATGTCAAGGTGGCGGAGGTGTCGCGCACCCTGGTGAAGCGTCTGGGCGTTCAGTTCAACGCGTTTGACTCCGGTTCCCCCTGGAAGATAGGGGCGGTTCAGGGAGGCGCCAGCTTTCCGGATGCCGTATTCACCGGCGGCGAGCGCATTCCGTTCTTCAGCCATGGCACACCCATAGGTCCGGTGATCGGCGAGTTCGCGCCGGTGACACCGTCGATCGAGAACACCGGTATCTTCGCGAGCTACCACAGCGGCGATTTTCTCTTCAACATGGTCATCGACGCGGCCGAACGCGAAGGCGTCGCGAAGATCCTTGCGGAGCCCAACCTCACCACCCTGAGCGGCCAGGAAGCTCATTTCCTGGCCGGGGGCGAGTTCCCTATCCCGGTGCCCCAGGATCTGGGGCGAGTCACCATCGAGCACAAGGAATTCGGTGTGGGTCTGAGGTTTCTGCCGCTTGTCCTGGACTCCGGGCAGATCAACCTCAAGGTGGATGTCTCCGTGTCCGATCTGACGCGTGAAGGCAGTATTGTCATCGGGGTCGGCGACCAGGCCCAGCAGCAGTTCTTCGTGCCCGCGCTCGTCAAGCGCAGCGCCAGCTCCACCGTGGAGCTTGGGCACGGCCAGACCATCGCCATCGCCGGCATGATCAACGAGAACCTGCGGGACAACGTGGAAAAGTTTCCCGGCCTGGGGGATCTGCCGATCCTCGGGCTGCTTTTCCGCAGTCAGGACTTCGCCAAGGACCAGACCGAACTGGTGATCTTCGTGACCCCGCGGCTGGCCCGTCCGATCACACCGCAGCAGGCCCGATTGCCCACCGGCAGCTTCGTCGCGCCCACCAATCTCGAGTTCTACCTGCTTGGCAACGAACCGTGGCATGACGCCGATGCCGGCGAAGACCGCCAGGACGGTGATGCCCTTTCGAATCGCCGCGATGGCGGCACCGCGGGACGTTTCGGTCACGACATGTGAGCGCGTTGCGTACCCATATACGAGGACAATCGCATGCACACCGTTCGAGTCATGATGCTGATATCGCTATCCGTTGCACTCACGGCATGCGCCGCCCTGACACCCGGAGGCGAGCGCCCGGAGTTCGGCGAATCCGTACGCCACATGATACAGATGCAGACGTACGCGCCCGGCGATGAGGTGCCATCACTGCGGGGAGACACGGGGGCCGAGGCCATGGAGGCACACCGCCGGGATACGGGCACCCCGGAGCGCTTCGGAAAGGGACTGATGGGCCTGGATTAGCGCGAGGGGGGGACCCGCGCAACCGCGCGCTGCGGGAATGCCGGGAAAGACACTGACGAGGATTGCCATTCAAGGCGGATGAAACATCATGCGCTATCGACTAGAAATTCTGGTGGTTGGACGTTCCAGGGAACAGCTGCTGATGCTGCAGGACCTTCTGGGGCGGCAGGGTGACGTCAACGTAAGGATCCGGCACGTCGGGAACGGCCATACCGATCCGCTGTACGAGGTGGACCCGTTGCCCGATGCGCTGGTGCTGGTGCTCAGCGAGAACTGGCATGCCGAACTGTCGGCGCTGATGGAGCGCCGCGCCACCGAACGCCCTCCGTTGCTGGTGGTTGGGCACGACGGCAACGTCGACCTGATCCGCGAGGCAATGCGTGCCGGTGCGAGGGACTTTTTCACCCCGCCCATCTCCGAGAGCGAGCTCACGCAGTCTCTCCAGAAACTCATGCGCGACCGGATGGCGGAGGCGTCCCGGCACACGGCTCACCTGACGGCCGTCATCAACGCCAAGGGAGGCTCCGGAGCCAGCATGATTGCCGCCAATATCGCGCACCTTCTGGCCGTTACCGCGTCCGATCGTCGCACGGCACTCATGGACATGGATCTGCAGTTCGGCGCCCTGCCCCTGTACTTCAACATGACCCCGCGCAACGGCATGGTCAGGGCGCTGGAGTCTGTTGACAGCCTGGACACGATGGCCCTGGAAGGCTACGTGCAGCCCCACCAGAGCGGCCTGGACCTGCTGGCGTCCGCCCCCGACGAGTTGGTGAGCGTGGCCGATGTTCCGGAGTCGCGCGTGGAACTGCTGTTGCAGGTCATGAGTGAGGCCTACGACGACATCGTGGTGGATCTGCCGCGTTGGATCGGCGGTTCAACGGCCATGGTGCTGGAGCGTGCGGACCGGGTTCTCGTGGTCCTTCAACAGGGTGTGGCGCACCTGCGCGATGCGAAGCGCCTGATCGGCATTCTCCGGCAGGAGATCCACATCAGCGGCCCCCGGATCATCATCGTCGTGAACCGGTACGACAAGCGCAATGCGGTGAGTCTCCGGGATATCCAGGATGCACTGCCGGACCAGGATATCGTGACCTTGCCCAATGATTTCCGTCAGGTCACGCAAAGCATCAATATCGGCAGCCCGCTGCCGGAACACGCCGCCCGGGCTCCGGTGACGCGCGAGCTGGCAAAGCTGTCCCGCCGTCTGCATGAGGACCGGCCGGGTGATGACGGCAGGAAGAGCGGCGGCTGGAGCCTGTTCGGCCTGGGCCGGAGAAGCTGATTGAGGAGTAGACCGTCATGGGCCTGAAGGAACGGTTCGGAAATGGTGATGGCCGCAGTGCCGAGAACGGGCGAACGGCCTGGGCACAGCGCAGCCAGCGTTCCGGGATGCTGAGTCTCACGGCGCCGGAACAGGAATGCAAACAGCAGCTCTTCAAGCAGCTTGTGAAGGTCCTGGACCTCTCCCTTCTCGGCGGTCTGGATGACAAGGACGCGCGCGCCGAGATACAGCAGGTCTGCGAGAACCTCATGGCCGAGGAGGCGCTGCCAATCAATGCCGGCGTCCGCCAGCGTATCATCTCCGAGCTGCAGGACGAGGTGCTGGGACTGGGTCCACTGGAAACGCTGCTGGCGGACAGGACCGTAGCGGACATCCTGGTCAACGGAGCCAACCAGGTCTACGTGGAGCGGCAAGGGAAGCTGGAACAGACCGCCCTGCGCTTTGACAGCGACCGGCACCTGATGACCATCATCGACCGCATCGTCTCAAGCGTGGGTCGCCGGATCGATGAATCCTCCCCCATGGTGGACGCGCGCCTGCGGGACGGTTCCCGTGTCAACGCCATCATCCCTCCCCTGGCGGTCGACGGGCCCATGCTCTCCATTCGCCGCTTCGCCGTGGATCGGCTGACCGCGGAGAATCTGGTCGAGATCGGCACGTTGACGCCGGTCGCGGCACGGTTGCTGGAATCGGTGGTGAAAGCGCGGCTGAACGTGCTGATCTCCGGGGGCACCGGGGCCGGCAAGACCACCCTTCTCAATGTCCTGTCGGGCTTCATTCCGCACCGGGAACGCATCGTCACCATCGAGGATTCCGCAGAGCTTCAGCTCCAGCAACCCCACGTGGTGCGCTTGGAGACCCGTCCTCCCAACATCGAAGGCAAGGGCGAAGTGAGCCAGCGCGACCTGGTACGCAACAGCCTGCGCATGCGCCCGGATCGTATCATCGTGGGCGAGGTGCGCGGTGGCGAAGCGCTGGACATGCTTCAGGCCATGAATACCGGTCACGACGGATCCCTGACCACAGTCCATGCCAACAGCCCCCGCGATGCATTGACCCGGGTGGAGAGCATGGTGGCCATGAGCGGCGTCAACCTCCCTTCACGACCTCTGAGGGCCCAGATCGCGTCCGCCATCGATGTGGTCCTGCAGGTGGAGCGCCTGGAGGACGGCAGGCGCCGGGTGGTGAGCATGCAGGAGATCAACGGCCTGGAGGGAGAGATCATCACCATGTCGGAGATCTTCCGGTTCCAGCGCGAGGGGCTGGATCAGGATGGCAACGTGCTGGGCCAGCTCAAGGCCACCGGCATCGTGCCCAGATTCCATGACCATCTCAAGCGCAGGGGCCTTGACCCCGGCCTTGACGTGTTCGAACCCGGACGCTAGCCATGTCCTGGACCATCTCCGATGAAGTGATCTTCCTCGTCATGATATTCGTGGCGGCGTTCCTGCTGGTGCAGAGTTTCATGCTGCCCGTCTTCGGCGAGAACCGGCGGGCACGCAAACGCCTCAGGAAACGGCTTAAGTCCATGGAAGGCATGGAGGGCCAGGCCGGTCATATCTCGCTGGTGCGCAGCAGGTTCCTGCGGGAACTCTCCCCGTTGGAGCGCTGGCTGGAGGCTCTGCCGGGAATGCAATCCCTGGAACGGCTGATCGAACAGGCCGGGCACGAGACACCGGCCTATCGGGTGGTCCTCAGGGCCCTGTTGCTGGGCGTCGGCACCGGGCTGGCGTTCGGCTACCTGCTTCCCCATCCGGCGATGGCCCTGATCGTCGCGTTGTTGGCGGGTGCCTACCCCTTCATCCGGTTGTCCATGGACAAGTCCCGGCGTCTGGCCAGGTTCGAGGAGCAACTGCCGGATGCCCTGATCATCATGTCCCGGGGTCTGCGGGCCGGGCATCCGTTCGCGGATGCCTTGCGTCTGGTAGCCGAAGAGATGCCCGACCCGATCGGCAGCGAGTTCCGAACCACCTTCATGGAGATCAACTACGGCGGTGATGTCCGCATGGCCCTGGGCGGCCTGTTGAACCGGGTGCAAAGCGTGACCGTCATGGTCTTCGTGACCTCGGTGCTGATCCAGAAGGACACCGGGGGCAATCTCGCCGAGCTTCTGGACGGGCTCGCGGGAGTCGTTCGTGACCGATTCCGCTTTCACCGCAAGCTGCGGACCCTCTCGGCCCAGGGGCGGATGGCCGGCTGGGTCCTGTCACTCATACCATTCGCGCTGGCTGCGGTGCTCTCGGTGGTCAATCCGAAGTTTCTGCCCATGCTGACCCAGGATCCCACGGGCCGACAACTGGTCGTGGCCGCATTCGTTC carries:
- a CDS encoding type II and III secretion system protein family protein, translating into MHLRLVLGVVALLTLALAMGTQARTANAETRPGAGAMESIAQDQATRTIRVAVNKSQVLEFGYPVSVVSIGNPDVADVVVMRARQIYVLGRSLGTTNVVLWDDDNRVQGMLNVEVTHDLDTLKANLHEILPGESIEVRSAQGSLILGGAVSSTARMDAALRLANSFAAASGGGNPVLNMMEVGGSHQVMLDVKVAEVSRTLVKRLGVQFNAFDSGSPWKIGAVQGGASFPDAVFTGGERIPFFSHGTPIGPVIGEFAPVTPSIENTGIFASYHSGDFLFNMVIDAAEREGVAKILAEPNLTTLSGQEAHFLAGGEFPIPVPQDLGRVTIEHKEFGVGLRFLPLVLDSGQINLKVDVSVSDLTREGSIVIGVGDQAQQQFFVPALVKRSASSTVELGHGQTIAIAGMINENLRDNVEKFPGLGDLPILGLLFRSQDFAKDQTELVIFVTPRLARPITPQQARLPTGSFVAPTNLEFYLLGNEPWHDADAGEDRQDGDALSNRRDGGTAGRFGHDM
- a CDS encoding CpaF family protein, with product MGLKERFGNGDGRSAENGRTAWAQRSQRSGMLSLTAPEQECKQQLFKQLVKVLDLSLLGGLDDKDARAEIQQVCENLMAEEALPINAGVRQRIISELQDEVLGLGPLETLLADRTVADILVNGANQVYVERQGKLEQTALRFDSDRHLMTIIDRIVSSVGRRIDESSPMVDARLRDGSRVNAIIPPLAVDGPMLSIRRFAVDRLTAENLVEIGTLTPVAARLLESVVKARLNVLISGGTGAGKTTLLNVLSGFIPHRERIVTIEDSAELQLQQPHVVRLETRPPNIEGKGEVSQRDLVRNSLRMRPDRIIVGEVRGGEALDMLQAMNTGHDGSLTTVHANSPRDALTRVESMVAMSGVNLPSRPLRAQIASAIDVVLQVERLEDGRRRVVSMQEINGLEGEIITMSEIFRFQREGLDQDGNVLGQLKATGIVPRFHDHLKRRGLDPGLDVFEPGR
- a CDS encoding DsrE/DsrF/TusD sulfur relay family protein; translated protein: MKVLLILNDPPYGTERSYNGLRLGGALIKQEGVEARIFLLGDAAACAKSGQKVPPGYYSVEHLLSVVTRRGGEVGVCGTCMDARGIADEELADGAQRSTLDRLTAWTVDADKVLVF
- the cpaB gene encoding Flp pilus assembly protein CpaB; the protein is MKKRGIVVMLLISLMMAMGASALAMTWLQERMTDRDAVDESSVVVAAMQIPFGQKVEAADLRMMELPPHAIPRGSFKRVDEVVGRVASQTIYAGEVILKERVAEHLGGSALAAVLDHGMRAITVRVDDVVGVAGFLLPGNRVDVVSSQRTGGNRLVQSETILTAIKVLAVDQIASPERDGPVIVRAVTLEVTPSQAERLVKATQEGRVQLTLRNPLDQEPGPIQEVAVAEPPPEPEVRPAPVRSRPAPQRPRNLQITVIRGTDSSTTTVKE
- a CDS encoding rhodanese-like domain-containing protein; translation: MKTISIILPILLGVMLALTTHAEVRITEDRPYIYVNHGDQLVRVQRIQDEEHELSGGYARTSRKCPPFCVTPAIPAPGVHGIGELEIFDFLRTRVAIGRGLLVDARTASFFERGTIPGSVNIAFTRFEDDPESEAMRNLLMRLGAKPAQPKATSWWSSLWTRVRSLIETAEASQQGQGIWDFSEAKELALWCNGPWCDQSPRAIRALVDLGYPPEKLHYYRGGMQNWQMLGLTVIIPDISEVGAW
- a CDS encoding ATP-binding protein; the protein is MDMNLNGMHSSGSDARPHPVNGSRPGSAAAAHAPGRPRTAADTGLTEAFLGDLVCKHLFEGGVLDLRELTRRTALSGALLQDVCAFLRTDGQVEARGTHPDSAMLRFGLTDRGRASALEALGRDGYVGPAPVPLAQYARTVENQSLSARTVDFDTLRTGFADTVIQPKLLDQLGPALHSGRAMFIYGPPGTGKSFIARRLARLLAGEVLVPHAITVSGKTIQCFDPGMHEALHPPHEGDHVKFDQGDDPRYVRCRRPLAITGGELTMDMLEVQYDETTRSFRAPVQLLANNGMLVIDDLGRQRLEPQQLLNRWIVPLEERHDYLMLRNGQHFRVPFDVVLVFSTNRNPLELADQAFLRRIGYKIRFEPLEEADYLTIWQQECRHRGIDYDPALARFVLDELHARHGVPLLPCHPRDLIDLSVDYGRYMNQEPLSTEALCRAWETYFVGLDEPGGMAS
- a CDS encoding prepilin peptidase; translated protein: MPVGVDAVHIVLPAMLLGVVWIALVIDLCQHRVPNVLTFGAATAGITLQSALGGTAGLLTALAGLGVGLVILLPGYLARTTGAGDLKLMAAAGTLLGPYWVLVAGIVSILVGALIAAAYAASTLFSRTGPAPWPRYGLMLKTLVTTGRVSYVAPAEGEVMGRKLPFAVSIALGTTLTLVLWWPDLNARWAG
- a CDS encoding DUF3653 domain-containing protein — protein: MPLAKEWRGWRIHGNALISPDGLEFGPKRDRRLCARCCAGNATADPTNETKWRCYRDRHLQAPGHERRGLRQVDGAGRAA
- a CDS encoding Flp family type IVb pilin — protein: MNNRLSVEVKRFLREEEGTEVVEWALVAGLVIAVGAAIFATIGGHVQTHLTNLANMLGGGGGGGEGG
- a CDS encoding AAA family ATPase, which encodes MRYRLEILVVGRSREQLLMLQDLLGRQGDVNVRIRHVGNGHTDPLYEVDPLPDALVLVLSENWHAELSALMERRATERPPLLVVGHDGNVDLIREAMRAGARDFFTPPISESELTQSLQKLMRDRMAEASRHTAHLTAVINAKGGSGASMIAANIAHLLAVTASDRRTALMDMDLQFGALPLYFNMTPRNGMVRALESVDSLDTMALEGYVQPHQSGLDLLASAPDELVSVADVPESRVELLLQVMSEAYDDIVVDLPRWIGGSTAMVLERADRVLVVLQQGVAHLRDAKRLIGILRQEIHISGPRIIIVVNRYDKRNAVSLRDIQDALPDQDIVTLPNDFRQVTQSINIGSPLPEHAARAPVTRELAKLSRRLHEDRPGDDGRKSGGWSLFGLGRRS